Proteins from one Phaenicophaeus curvirostris isolate KB17595 unplaced genomic scaffold, BPBGC_Pcur_1.0 scaffold_438, whole genome shotgun sequence genomic window:
- the LOC138735089 gene encoding forkhead box protein D1-like: protein MRSTAFRARGGRREAEEEEEEEEEEEEEEEEEEGGRPAPRRPREPPLGAVAEREPHREPQPQPRELQREQPQPRWPGPVPLAGSGDAGSRPRYPSVHFPSPEPPEPPCPGEGKWKGSGARRGGRMGAGGGSPGQAACLRQILLLQLDLIEQQQQQLQAKERQIEELKAERGHGGWGHKGRAGPAGVNEPPPVTMATGGGQA, encoded by the exons ATGAGGTCCACGGCCTTCCGGgcccggggggggcggcgggaggcggaggaggaagaggaggaggaggaggaggaagaggaagaggaggaggaggaggagggcggccgccccgcgccccggcgGCCCCGGGAGCCGCCGCTGGGGGCGGTGGCGGAGCGGGAGCCGCACCGGGAGCCGCAGCCGCAGCCCCGGGAGCTGCAGCGGGAGCAGCCGCAGCCCCGCTGGCCCGGGCCGGTGCCGCTGGCCGGCTCGGGGGATGCGGGCAGCCGGCCCCGCTACCCATCGGTTCATTTCCCGAGCCCGGAGCCCCCGGAGCCGCCGTGTCCCGGTGAAGGGAAGTGGAAAGGGAGCGGCGCTCGGCGCGGAGGGAGGATGGGGGCCGGCGGGGGCTCCCCGGGGCAGGCGGCCTGCCTGCGGCagatcctgctgctgcagctggaccTCAtcgagcagcagcagcagcagctgcaggccAAGGAGAGGCAGATCGAGGAGCTCAAGGCCGAGAGGGGACACG GCGGGTGGGGGCACAAAGGCCGAGCCGGGCCCGCAGGGGTTAACGAGCCGCCGCCCGTCACCATGGCAACGGGGGGGGGGCAGGCCTAG